A single region of the Malaclemys terrapin pileata isolate rMalTer1 chromosome 2, rMalTer1.hap1, whole genome shotgun sequence genome encodes:
- the PRL gene encoding prolactin yields the protein MLTTMSKGASLKGVLLVVLLVSNMFLSKKGVTSLPICPSGSVGCQVSLGNLFDRAVKLSHYIHSLSSEMFNEFDERYAQGRGFITKAINGCHTSSLTTPEDKEQAQQIHHEDLLNLVLGVLRSWNDPLLHLVSEVQSIKEAPDTILWKAVEIEEQNKRLLEGMEKIVGQVHPGEIENEVYSRWSGLPSLQMADEDSRLFAFYSLLHCLRRDSHKIDNYLKLLKCRLIHDSNC from the exons ATGCTCACTACCATGAGCAAGGGGGCTTCGTTGAAAG GTGTGCTGCTGGTGGTTCTGCTGGTATCTAACATGTTCCTGTCAAAGAAAGGTGTGACCTCATTGCCAATCTGTCCAAGTGGGTCTGTTGGTTGTCAGGTCTCCCTTGGGAATCTTTTTGATCGTGCAGTTAAACTCTCACACTACATCCACTCCCTCTCCTCAGAAATGTTCAACGAATTT GATGAGCGCTATGCTCAAGGTCGGGGATTTATTACAAAGGCCATTAATGGCTGCCACACTTCCTCCCTAACCACTCCTGAAGACAAGGAGCAAGCTCAGCAGATTCAC CATGAAGACCTACTGAATTTAGTGCTCGGAGTACTGCGCTCCTGGAATGATCCCCTGCTCCACCTGGTCTCTGAAGTGCAAAGTATCAAAGAAGCTCCAGATACCATCCTCTGGAAGGCTGTGGAGATTGAGGAACAAAACAAGCGTCTTCTAGAAGGAATGGAGAAAATAGTTGGACAG GTTCATCCTGGTGAAATAGAAAATGAAGTCTACTCCAGGTGGTCAGGTCTCCCATCCCTGCAAATGGCAGATGAGGACTCCCGTCTCTTTGCCTTTTACAGTCTGCTGCACTGCCTGCGTAGGGATTCCCACAAAATTGACAACTACCTGAAGCTGTTAAAATGTCGCCTTATCCATGATAGCAACTGTTAA